In Spiroplasma chinense, the DNA window AACATTTCAAATTCATCTTGCATTGAAACAAAGTTTTTCATAGCACCAATATAATTACCTAATGTCATTTGTCCTGTGGTTGTAATTCCACTTAACATTCTTTTTTTTTCCATAAAAATATACTCCTTTAAAAATAAATATCATTGTTATTATACATTTTATTTGTTTTTATAATATTAAATAAGTAAAATATATTATACAGGTGGTAAAAATTATGTTTAAATTTAGTATTGTAAAAAATGATTACATTGTAACTGATGTTAGTGTTGAACAGTTGTTATCAACTCTAACATCAAAAGGACATGTTTTAGATGAAAAAGAACCAAATTTTGTTTTTGTAATTGGGGGTGACGGAACCTTTCTTAAAGCGGTTCAAAAATACCAAAATAGCATACAAAAAATAAAGTTTATTCCTTTTAAATCAGGGGGAATAGGTTTTTATACAAATAAAAACAGAGTAAATGAACTTGAAACTATCCTAGAAATGATTGACAAAGAAACATATTTTGAACATTCATATGAAATGTTAGAAATAAAAAATGGAAAAACAACTCATCTTGTAACAAATGAAATGAAAATTCTAAACGAAACTAAAGCTACTTATATAAAGATATTTATAAATGATGAGTATTTAGAAACATTTCATGGAACAGGACTTGTAGTTTCAACCCAAACTGGAAGTACAGGTTATATGAAGTCTACTGGAGGCGCTGTAATTCTTGCAAAAGGTGTTGGATTATATCAAATCCAAGAACTTGTGCCAGTAAGTACAAACAAGTTTAGAACATTAAATTCACCTATAATTTTAGACAAAAGAAGTAAAGTTAGATTTGAATTAGAAAATATAAATGATTTGTTAATTTGTGATACAAAGCAAAGAAAAATAGAGGATAAAATTTTAGATATTACTGTAAGTGATATTCAAATTAAAATGATAAGTCATATTAACCCTAAAGATACAAGTGAAATAAAAGTTTTACGTGATATCTTTATTAAAGATAAGGAAATGATTGAGTAATGAATTTTATTTTAACTATAACATTAGCGTTTGTTGCATGTATTTGTGCACTTGCTTTATTGATATATTTAAGTCTTGCAAAAAAGATAAATATTAAATTTAAAAGAGATAAATTAATTAATGATCCAAAAGCATTTACT includes these proteins:
- a CDS encoding NAD(+)/NADH kinase; translated protein: MFKFSIVKNDYIVTDVSVEQLLSTLTSKGHVLDEKEPNFVFVIGGDGTFLKAVQKYQNSIQKIKFIPFKSGGIGFYTNKNRVNELETILEMIDKETYFEHSYEMLEIKNGKTTHLVTNEMKILNETKATYIKIFINDEYLETFHGTGLVVSTQTGSTGYMKSTGGAVILAKGVGLYQIQELVPVSTNKFRTLNSPIILDKRSKVRFELENINDLLICDTKQRKIEDKILDITVSDIQIKMISHINPKDTSEIKVLRDIFIKDKEMIE